One Vicugna pacos chromosome X, VicPac4, whole genome shotgun sequence DNA window includes the following coding sequences:
- the LOC140691798 gene encoding cytochrome c oxidase subunit 6C-like, with the protein MVFSSLTTPQMCGLFAKHLSFHIIGALVISLGDAAFYKFALTEQRKKAYADFHRNYDSMKDFQETRKADIFQSTKSFWNVKNFFGWSSVEVCH; encoded by the coding sequence ATGGTTTTCAGTTCTCTAACAACACCTCAGATGTGTGGCCTTTTTGCCAAGCATCTGTCATTTCATATTATTGGAGCACTTGTTATATCCCTGGGGGATGCAGCTTTCTATAAGTTTGCACTGACTGAACAAAGAAAGAAGGCATATGCCGATTTCCACAGAAATTATGATTCCATGAAAGATTTTCAGGAGACGAGGAAGGCTGATATCTTTCAGAGTACAAAGTCATTTTGGAATGTAAAGAATTTCTTTGGGTGGAGTTCCGTGGAAGTTTGTCACTGA
- the MMGT1 gene encoding ER membrane protein complex subunit 5 — MAPSLWKGLVGIGLFALAHAAFSAAQHRSYMRLTEKEDESLPIDIVLQTLLAFAVTCYGIVHIAGEFKDMDATSELKNKTFDTLRNHPSFYVFNHRGRVLFRPSDTTNSSNQDALSSNTSLKLRKLESLRR; from the exons ATGGCGCCGTCGCTGTGGAAGGGGCTGGTGGGCATCGGCCTCTTTGCCCTAGCCCACGCGGCCTTTTCCGCTGCGCAGC ATCGTTCTTATATGCGATTAACAGAAAAGGAAGATGAATCACTGCCAATAGAT ATAGTTCTTCAGACGCTTCTGGCCTTTGCAGTTACCTGTTACGGTATAGTTCATATTGCAGGGGAATTTAAAGACATGGATGCCACTTCAGaactaaaaaataa gacATTTGACACATTAAGGAATCACCCgtcattttatgtatttaatcatCGTGGTCGAGTACTGTTCCGGCCTTCGGATACAACAAATTCTTCAAACCAAGATGCATTATCCTCTAACACATCATTGAAGTTACGAAAACTTGAATCACTGCGTCGTTAA